A part of Pungitius pungitius chromosome 15, fPunPun2.1, whole genome shotgun sequence genomic DNA contains:
- the wrnip1 gene encoding ATPase WRNIP1, with product MANGMESAPDAVQCPVCLKDFASDTINGHLDVCLTDKSEPPSKKCRLGSKVEPPGDNGAGSGSSSVAAPPSSLVFSMFKTSKSKASGPGERNVSLSSKQPAASAANKGLKRNLSGEEEPRREGTEDVQSQSSGSNGQAVKASQGESSPRTLMTSNKPLAQSLRPSTLEEYFGQNKVVGPQTLLRSLLDSQEIPSLILWGPPGCGKTTLAHIIASGSKKKGTARFVTLSATSASTSDVREVIKQAHNELRLCKRKTIMFIDEIHRFNKSQQDTFLPHVECGTVTLIGATTENPSFQVNAALLSRCRVLVLEKLSVEAMGSILERAVARLGIGVLGREPANPRQREQSDAHDPKILIEEKALDTIAHLCDGDARAGLNGLQLAVQAQVTSSRLGQSGADASREILVTEEHVKEGLQRSHILYDRAGEEHYNCISALHKSMRGSHENASLYWLGRMLEGGEDPLYVARRLVRFASEDVGMADPAALPQAVSAFQACHFIGMPECEVILAQCAVYLARAPKSVGVYKAYGNVKACLRNHRGPLPSVPLHLRNAPTGLMKQLGYAKGYKYNPAFSDAVEQQYLPEELQGTDFFTWTPS from the exons ATGGCGAACGGGATGGAATCCGCACCGGACGCGGTGCAATGTCCCGTCTGTTTAAAAGACTTCGCGTCCGACACTATCAACGGACACCTCGACGTGTGTCTCACAGACAAAAGCGAGCCGCCGTCCAAGAAGTGTCGGCTCGGCTCGAAGGTCGAACCGCCCGGTGACAACGGCGCCGGGTCCGGTTCGTCCTCCGTGGCTGCTCCGCCGTCCTCTCTGGTGTTTTCTATGTTTAAGACGAGCAAGAGTAAAGCGTCCGGTCCCGGTGAACGAAATGTGTCGTTGTCGAGTAAACAACCGGCTGCCTCTGCTGCCAACAAGGGACTCAAACGTAATTTATCGGGCGAGGAAGAGCCACGACGAGAAGGTACAGAGGACGTGCAGAGCCAGTCCTCTGGATCTAACGGACAGGCCGTGAAGGCATCACAAGGAGAGTCGTCTCCCCGGACGCTGATGACGTCAAACAAGCCCCTGGCGCAGAGTCTGAGACCGAGCACGCTGGAGGAATACTTCGGTCAGAATAAAGTCGTGGGTCCGCAGACGCTCCTCCGATCTCTGCTGGACTCCCAGGAAATACCCTCCCTGATCCTCTGGGGACCCCCGGGGTGCGGAAAG ACCACTCTGGCTCACATAATCGCCAGCGGCAGCAAGAAGAAGGGCACGGCTCGATTCGTCACTCTGTCGGCCACCAGCGCCTCCACCAGCGACGTCCGAGAGGTGATCAAACAGGCGCACAACGAGCTGCGACTGTGCAAGAGGAAGACCATCATGTTCATAGATGAAATCCACCGCTTCAACAAATCCCAACAG GACACCTTCCTTCCTCACGTGGAATGCGGGACGGTGACCCTGATCGGGGCGACCACGGAGAACCCCTCCTTCCAGGTGAATGCCGCCCTGCTGAGCAGGTGCAGGGTGCTGGTTCTGGAGAAGCTCTCGGTGGAGGCGATGGGCTCCATCCTGGAACGCGCCGTGGCCAGGCTGGGGATCGGAGTCCTGGGGCGAGAACCGGCAAACCCTCGGCAACGAGAGCAATCGGACGCACACGA cccAAAGATTCTAATTGAAGAAAAGGCTCTGGACACCATCGCCCACCTGTGTGACGGTGACGCGAGGGCGGGACTCAACGGGCTGCAGCTGGCCGTTCAGGCTCAGGTGACCTCGAGCCGGCTCGGCCAATCAGGAGCAGACGCCTCTCGGGAAATACTGGTGACGGAGGAGCACGTGAAGGAAGGTCTCCAGAGGTCACACATTCTCTACGATAGAGCTG GCGAAGAGCATTACAACTGCATCTCTGCGTTGCATAAGTCCATGAGGGGCTCCCACGAGAACGCGTCCCTCTACTGGCTGGGCCGCATGCTGGAGGGCGGCGAGGATCCGCTCTACGTGGCTCGCAGGCTCGTCCGCTTCGCCAGCGAGGACGTGG gaatGGCGGACCCCGCCGCTCTCCCTCAGGCCGTGTCGGCCTTTCAAGCCTGTCACTTCATCGGGATGCCCGAATGCGAG GTGATTCTGGCTCAGTGCGCCGTCTATCTGGCGCGAGCACCCAAGTCGGTGGGCGTCTACAAGGCCTACGGCAACGTGAAGGCCTGTCTGAGGAACCACAGGGGGCCGCTGCCTTCGGTCCCCCTGCACCTTCGCAACGCCCCCACCGGGCTGATGAAGCAGCTGGGCTACGCCAAAGGCTACAAATACAACCCGGCCTTCAGCGACGCCGTGGAGCAGCAGTACTTACCTGAGGAGCTGCAGGGAACCGACTTCTTCACCTGGACGCCGTCGTGA
- the LOC119207352 gene encoding chymotrypsin-like elastase family member 3B isoform X2, which yields MEVTLVLLVVVTAVSGCGVPAYQPNTSRVVEGEEARPYSWPWQVSLESFFPTCGGTLVAPNWVLTAAHCITVVLAEHNMDKEEGPEQFIMVDKMFIHPKWNDDCVSCGNDVALLKLEKKAVVNDKVEPACLPRRDAALAHNQPCYVTGWGRLYSGGPRAAALQQALLPVVDHATCSHSDWWGASAKTTMVCAGGGSKSACHGDSGGPLSCRGGDGRWYVEGVTSFVDGRGCNTARRPTVFTRVASFIPWISETMAQN from the exons ATGGAAGTCACGCTCGTCCTCCTCGTGGTTGTTACAGCCG TGTCTGGCTGTGGCGTTCCCGCCTATCAGCCCAACACCAGCCGCGTGGTGGAAGGCGAGGAGGCCCGTCCCTACAGCTGGCCGTGGCAGGTGTCTCTGGAGTCTTTCTTCCCCACTTGTGGAGGAACTCTCGTTGCTCCTAACTGGGTCTTGACTGCTGCTCACTGCATCAC GGTCGTCCTTGCAGAGCACAACATGGACAAAGAGGAGGGACCGGAACAGTTCATTATGGTGGACAAAATGTTCATCCATCCCAAATGGAACGACGACTGTGTGTCCTGTGG GAACGACGTCGCGCTGCTCAAACTGGAGAAAAAGGCCGTCGTCAACGACAAAGTGGAGCCGGCCTGCCTGCCTCGGCGCGACGCCGCTCTCGCCCACAACCAGCCCTGCTACGTCACAGGCTGGGGTCGACTCTACt CCGGGGGCCCCCGTGCGGCTGCGCTGCAGCAGGCCCTCCTCCCCGTGGTGGATCACGCCACCTGCAGTCACAGCGACTGGTGGGGGGCCTCGGCGAAGACCACCATGGTCTGCGCGGGAGGAGGGAGCAAGTCGGCGTGCCAC GGCGACTCCGGAGGCCCCCTGAGCTGCCGGGGCGGAGACGGGAGGTGGTACGTGGAAGGCGTGACCAGCTTTGTGGACGGACGGGGCTGCAACACCGCCCGGAGGCCCACGGTCTTCACCCGAGTGGCCTCTTTCATCCCCTGGATCAGTGAG ACTATGGCCCAAAACTGA
- the LOC119207352 gene encoding chymotrypsin-like elastase family member 3B isoform X1: MEVTLVLLVVVTAVSGCGVPAYQPNTSRVVEGEEARPYSWPWQVSLESFFPTCGGTLVAPNWVLTAAHCITFHTYRVVLAEHNMDKEEGPEQFIMVDKMFIHPKWNDDCVSCGNDVALLKLEKKAVVNDKVEPACLPRRDAALAHNQPCYVTGWGRLYSGGPRAAALQQALLPVVDHATCSHSDWWGASAKTTMVCAGGGSKSACHGDSGGPLSCRGGDGRWYVEGVTSFVDGRGCNTARRPTVFTRVASFIPWISETMAQN; this comes from the exons ATGGAAGTCACGCTCGTCCTCCTCGTGGTTGTTACAGCCG TGTCTGGCTGTGGCGTTCCCGCCTATCAGCCCAACACCAGCCGCGTGGTGGAAGGCGAGGAGGCCCGTCCCTACAGCTGGCCGTGGCAGGTGTCTCTGGAGTCTTTCTTCCCCACTTGTGGAGGAACTCTCGTTGCTCCTAACTGGGTCTTGACTGCTGCTCACTGCATCAC ATTCCACACCTACAGGGTCGTCCTTGCAGAGCACAACATGGACAAAGAGGAGGGACCGGAACAGTTCATTATGGTGGACAAAATGTTCATCCATCCCAAATGGAACGACGACTGTGTGTCCTGTGG GAACGACGTCGCGCTGCTCAAACTGGAGAAAAAGGCCGTCGTCAACGACAAAGTGGAGCCGGCCTGCCTGCCTCGGCGCGACGCCGCTCTCGCCCACAACCAGCCCTGCTACGTCACAGGCTGGGGTCGACTCTACt CCGGGGGCCCCCGTGCGGCTGCGCTGCAGCAGGCCCTCCTCCCCGTGGTGGATCACGCCACCTGCAGTCACAGCGACTGGTGGGGGGCCTCGGCGAAGACCACCATGGTCTGCGCGGGAGGAGGGAGCAAGTCGGCGTGCCAC GGCGACTCCGGAGGCCCCCTGAGCTGCCGGGGCGGAGACGGGAGGTGGTACGTGGAAGGCGTGACCAGCTTTGTGGACGGACGGGGCTGCAACACCGCCCGGAGGCCCACGGTCTTCACCCGAGTGGCCTCTTTCATCCCCTGGATCAGTGAG ACTATGGCCCAAAACTGA
- the LOC119206397 gene encoding bestrophin-4: MTVSYTLEVADARFGGFSKLLFRWKGSIYRLLYKDLLAFCAVYLFFSLFYRFLLSPKQQDLFERIALYCDQFTNTSFIPVLFVLGFYVTLAFNRWWGQYSSFPLPDNLMMAVCGNVHGADERGRLLRRTLMRYANLSSVLILRSVSTRVRKRFPTLEHVVEAGFMTTRELKKFESLHSDFNKYWVPLTWFSNLAAAAREEGRVRDDVALRLLMDELNKYRGKCSLLFHYDWISIPLVYTQVVTLAVYSFFGFCVIGRQFLNPEKGYKDHKMDMYVPVFTLLQFFFYAGWLKVGELIINPFGEDDDDFETNQLIDRNIQVSMLAVDDMYQNLAPVEKDKHWAQRHFSVPYTVSTAAETLKPAFRGSAFDMRASADDLEIHRPADSSLGGGLYLPLKGSLGEGLDLLLQRGQGILRGRSLPSLVDASTYPNEDDGASPDVDIVNHREQQNALIKVAVGHE, encoded by the exons ATGACGGTTTCTTACACCCTCGAAGTGGCCGATGCTCGATTCGGGGGCTTCTCCAAGCTCCTGTTCAGGTGGAAGGGAAGCATCTACAGGCTGCTCTACAAGGACCTCCTGGCCTTCTGTGCCGTTTACCTGTTTTTCAGTCTGTTTTACAg GTTCCTCCTCTCGCCGAAGCAGCAGGACCTGTTCGAGCGGATCGCCCTCTACTGCGACCAGTTCACCAACACCAGCTTCATCCCGGTCCTGTTTGTGCTGG GTTTCTACGTGACCCTGGCCTTCAACCGGTGGTGGGGTCAGTACAGCAGCTTCCCGCTGCCCGACAACCTGATGATGGCGGTGTGCGGCAACGTGCACGGGGCGGACGAGAGGGGCCGCCTGCTGCGCCGGACGCTCATGAGATACGCCAACCTGTCCTCGGTGCTCATCCTGCGCTCCGTCAGCACGCGGGTCCGCAAGCGCTTCCCGACCctggagcacgtggtggaggccG GGTTCATGACCACGCGCGAGCTGAAGAAGTTCGAGTCGCTCCACTCTGATTTCAACAAGTACTGGGTGCCGTTGACCTGGTTCTCCAACCTGGCGGCCGcagcgagggaggaggggcgAGTGAGGGACGACGTCGCTTTGAGGCTGCTGATGGAC GAGCTGAATAAGTACAGAGGCAAGTGCAGCCTTTTGTTCCACTATGACTGGATAAGCATCCCGCTGGTCTACACTCAG GTAGTTACTTTGGCGGTTTACTCCTTCTTTGGATTCTGTGTGATCGGCCGACAATTTCTGAACCCCGAGAAGGGGTACAAGGACCACAAGATGGACATGTACGTCCCCGTGTTCACCCTGCTGCAGTTCTTCTTCTACGCCGGCTGGCTGAAA GTGGGGGAGCTGATCATCAATCCGTTcggcgaggacgacgacgacttTGAAACCAACCAGCTGATTGACAGGAACATTCAG GTGTCGATGCTGGCCGTAGACGACATGTACCAGAACCTGGCTCCCGTCGAGAAGGACAAGCACTGGGCGCAGAGACATTTCTCCGTCCCCTACACTGTGTCGACGGCGGCCGAGACCCTCAAACCGGCCTTCAGGGGCTCGGCCTTTGACATGAG GGCGAGTGCCGATGATCTGGAGATTCACCGTCCTGCAGACTCTTCTttagggggggggctgtatttACCCCTGAAGGGCTCTCTGGGCGAAGGCCTCGACCTTCTTCTGCAGAGGGGCCAAGGGATCCTGCGAGGTCGGAGCCTCCCGTCTCTGGTGGACGCGTCGACGTACCCGAATGAGGACGATGGCGCTTCCCCCGACGTCGACATCGTCAACCACAGAGAACAACAAAATGCGTTAATCAAAGTCGCCGTGGGACACGAGTAG